The proteins below come from a single Oncorhynchus keta strain PuntledgeMale-10-30-2019 chromosome 1, Oket_V2, whole genome shotgun sequence genomic window:
- the opa1 gene encoding dynamin-like 120 kDa protein, mitochondrial isoform X7 has protein sequence MLRVGRAVACVACNNLVSKNMGVRFRMPLQKLHPLSRAIHHRYNASANAQRPPHCSAARHFTSMSRLPMRSPKPPPGGHGGWRYQQHRNFWMLRLASRLLKLRYIVLGSAVGGGYTAKKTYEEWKDMLPDMSAYNWVIPDFVWELSDQIDLDKLTKILPELEEIAKLLPELPDFDKIGENFTFLKSILSTGVSVGSEGASGLRLLLEAPGDTPVKAATEAPVTATPEASDKQFKKSSDKEKVDQLQEELLRTQMKYQRMLERLEKENKDLRKVVLQKDEKGIHQRKIKVCKSLIDMYSEVLDILSDFDSNYNTQDHLPRVVVVGDQSAGKTSVLEMIAQARIFPRGSGEMMTRSPVKVTLSEGPHHVAMFKDSSREFDLGKEEDLAALRHEIELRMRKSVKEGQTVSPETISLSVKGPGIQRMVLVDLPGVISTVTAGMAADTKETIFSISKNYMQNPNAIILCIQDGSVDAERSIVTDLVSQMDPQGKRTIFVLTKVDLAEKNLASPNRIQQIVEGKLFPMKALGYFAVVTGKGSAGESIDSIKDYEEDFFQNSRLLRDGMLKAHQVTTKNLSLAVSDCFWKMVRESVEQQADAFKASRFNLETEWKNNYPRLRELDRNELFEKAKNEILDEVISLSQVTPKHWEAILQKKLWERVSTHVIENIYLPAAQTMNSGTFNTTVDIKLKQWTDKQLPHKALEVAWETLQEEFARFMAEYKGKDQDDIFDKLKEAVKDESIKRHKWNERAMDSLRVIQHNALEDRSITDKPQWDAAIQFMEETLQARLKDTDSVINDMVGPDWKQRWMSWKNRSPEQHTRNETRNELERLLKLHEDHTAYLANDEVTTVRKNLEGRGVEVDPALIKDTWHQLYRRHFLQKALQHCNLCRRGFYYYQRHFVDSELECNDVVLFWRIQRMLLITANTLRQQLTNTEVRRLEKNVKEVLEDFGEDNERKVHLITGRRVQLAEDLKKVREIQEKLEAFIEALHKEK, from the exons ATGTTACGAGTTGGAAGAGCAGTGGCCTG CGTGGCCTGCAATAACCTGGTCTCCAAAAACATGGGGGTGAGGTTCAGGATGCCCTTGCAGAAGCTGCACCCGCTGTCCCGTGCCATCCACCACCGGTACAACGCCAGTGCCAACGCCCAGCGCCCCCCGCACTGTTCGGCAGCCCGCCACTTCACCTCCATGTCCCGGCTGCCCATGCGGTCTCCCAAGCCTCCCCCAGGCGGCCATGGCGGCTGGCGCTACCAGCAGCACCGCAATTTCTGGATGCTGCGCCTAGCCTCTAGGCTGCTCAAGCTCCGGTACATCGTGCTGGGCTCGGCAGTGGGAGGCGGGTACACCGCCAAAAAG ACCTATGAGGAGTGGAAGGATATGCTGCCTGATATGAGTGCATACAATTGGGTAATACCTGATTTTGTCTGGGAGCTGAGTGATCAAATTGACCTAG ATAAACTAACCAAAATTCTGCCTGAGTTAGAGGAGATTGCCAAGCTCCTACCCGAGTTACCTGACTTTGATAAGATAGGAGAGAACTTCACCTTCCTGAAGAGCATACTCTCCACCG GTGTGAGTGTGGGTAGTGAAGGAGCTTCTGGTCTGCGTCTGTTGTTAG AAGCCCCTGGGGACACTCCAGTGAAAGCAGCCACAGAGGCCCCGGTCACCGCCACACCGGAGGCCAGCGACAAACAGTTCAAGAAG tcttcAGACAAGGAGAAGGTGGACCAGCTTCAAGAGGAACTGCTCCGAACTCAG ATGAAGTACCAGCGCATGCTGGAGAGACTGGAGAAGGAGAACAAGGACCTGAGGAAAGTGGTGCTGCAGAAAGATGAGAAGGGCATCCACCAGAGGAAGATCAAGGTGTGT AAGTCTCTGATTGACATGTACTCTGAGGTCCTGGACATCCTCTCAGATTTTGACTCTAACTACAACACCCAGGATCACCTACCCAGG GTAGTGGTGGTGGGAGACCAGAGTGCAGGGAAGACCAGTGTGTTGGAGATGATCGCCCAGGCTAGGATCTTCCCCCGGGGCTCTGGAGAAATGATGACCCGCTCTCCTGTCAAG GTGACGCTAAGCGAGGGTCCGCACCACGTAGCCATGTTCAAGGACAGCAGCCGAGAGTTCGACCTGGGCAAAGAGGAGGAC CTCGCTGCCCTGAGACATGAGATCGAGCTGAGGATGAGGAAGAGTGTCAAGGAGGGACAGACAGTCAGCCCTGAG ACGATCTCTCTGAGTGTCAAAGGACCAGGCATCCAGAGGATGGTACTAGTGGACTTACCAGGAGTCATCAGT ACTGTGACAGCGGGCATGGCAGCCGACACCAAGGAGACCATATTCAGCATCAGCAAGAACTACATGCAGAACCCCAACGCCATCATCCTCTGCAtccagg ATGGGTCAGTGGATGCGGAGCGCAGCATTGTCACAGACCTGGTCAGCCAAATGGACCCGCAGGGGAAGAGGACCATATTTGTCCTGACCAAAGTAGACCTGGCAGAGAAGAACCTGGCCAGCCCTAACCGG ATTCAACAGATTGTTGAAGGAAAACTGTTCCCTATGAAGGCCTTGGGCTATTTTGCTGTGGTGACGGGAAAAG GCAGTGCCGGTGAAAGCATCGACTCCATCAAAGACTACGAAGAGGACTTCTTCCAGAACTCTAGACTTCTTAG AGATGGTATGCTGAAAGCACACCAGGTGACCACTAAGAACCTCAGTCTGGCCGTGTCCGACTGCTTCTGGAAGATGGTCAGGGAGTCAGTGGAGCAGCAGGCCGACGCCTTCAAAG CGTCCCGCTTCAACCTGGAGACAGAGTGGAAGAACAACTACCCCCGTCTGCGAGAGCTGGACAGG AATGAACTCTTCGAAAAAGCCAAGAACGAAATCTTGGATGAAGTTATTAGCTTGAGTCAAGTCACACCGAAACACTG GGAGGCCATCCTACAGAAGAAGCTGTGGGAGCGCGTGTCCACACACGTCATCGAGAACATCTACCTGCCGGCAGCCCAGACCATGAACTCTGGCACCTTCAACACCACCGTGGACATCAAGCTCAAACAGTGGACGGACAAGCAGCTGCCTCACAAGGCATTAGAG GTCGCCTGGGAGACGCTGCAGGAGGAGTTCGCCCGCTTTATGGCAGAGTATAAAGGGAAGGACCAGGATGACATCTTTGACAAGCTCAAGGAGGCGGTGAAGGATGAGAGCATCAAGAGGCACAAGTGGAACGAGAGGGCCATGGACAGCCTG AGGGTGATCCAGCACAATGCTCTGGAGGACCGCTCCATCACAGACAAGCCCCAGTGGGACGCGGCCATCCAGTTCATGGAGGAGACCCTGCAGGCACGCCTCAAAGACA CGGACTCTGTGATAAATGACATGGTGGGTCCTGACTGGAAGCAGCGCTGGATGAGCTGGAAGAACCGCTCGCCCGAGCAGCACACCCGCAACGAGACCCGAAACGAGCTGGAGCGCCTGCTGAAACTCCACGAGGACCACACGGCCTACCTGGCCAACGACGAGGTCACCACCGTCCGCAAGAACCTGGAGGGccgaggggtggaggtggaccctGCCCTG ATCAAGGACACGTGGCACCAACTGTACAGGCGTCACTTCCTGCAGAAGGCCCTGCAGCACTGTAACCTGTGTAGACGAGGCTTCTACTACTACCAGAGACACTTTGTCGACTCGGAG CTGGAGTGCAATGACGTAGTGCTGTTTTGGAGGATCCAGAGGATGCTGCTTATCACCGCCAACACGCTCAGACAGCAGCTAACCAACACAGAGG
- the opa1 gene encoding dynamin-like 120 kDa protein, mitochondrial isoform X6, producing MLRVGRAVACVACNNLVSKNMGVRFRMPLQKLHPLSRAIHHRYNASANAQRPPHCSAARHFTSMSRLPMRSPKPPPGGHGGWRYQQHRNFWMLRLASRLLKLRYIVLGSAVGGGYTAKKTYEEWKDMLPDMSAYNWVIPDFVWELSDQIDLDKLTKILPELEEIAKLLPELPDFDKIGENFTFLKSILSTGVSVGSEGASGLRLLLAEAPGDTPVKAATEAPVTATPEASDKQFKKSSDKEKVDQLQEELLRTQMKYQRMLERLEKENKDLRKVVLQKDEKGIHQRKIKVCKSLIDMYSEVLDILSDFDSNYNTQDHLPRVVVVGDQSAGKTSVLEMIAQARIFPRGSGEMMTRSPVKVTLSEGPHHVAMFKDSSREFDLGKEEDLAALRHEIELRMRKSVKEGQTVSPETISLSVKGPGIQRMVLVDLPGVISTVTAGMAADTKETIFSISKNYMQNPNAIILCIQDGSVDAERSIVTDLVSQMDPQGKRTIFVLTKVDLAEKNLASPNRIQQIVEGKLFPMKALGYFAVVTGKGSAGESIDSIKDYEEDFFQNSRLLRDGMLKAHQVTTKNLSLAVSDCFWKMVRESVEQQADAFKASRFNLETEWKNNYPRLRELDRNELFEKAKNEILDEVISLSQVTPKHWEAILQKKLWERVSTHVIENIYLPAAQTMNSGTFNTTVDIKLKQWTDKQLPHKALEVAWETLQEEFARFMAEYKGKDQDDIFDKLKEAVKDESIKRHKWNERAMDSLRVIQHNALEDRSITDKPQWDAAIQFMEETLQARLKDTDSVINDMVGPDWKQRWMSWKNRSPEQHTRNETRNELERLLKLHEDHTAYLANDEVTTVRKNLEGRGVEVDPALIKDTWHQLYRRHFLQKALQHCNLCRRGFYYYQRHFVDSELECNDVVLFWRIQRMLLITANTLRQQLTNTEVRRLEKNVKEVLEDFGEDNERKVHLITGRRVQLAEDLKKVREIQEKLEAFIEALHKEK from the exons ATGTTACGAGTTGGAAGAGCAGTGGCCTG CGTGGCCTGCAATAACCTGGTCTCCAAAAACATGGGGGTGAGGTTCAGGATGCCCTTGCAGAAGCTGCACCCGCTGTCCCGTGCCATCCACCACCGGTACAACGCCAGTGCCAACGCCCAGCGCCCCCCGCACTGTTCGGCAGCCCGCCACTTCACCTCCATGTCCCGGCTGCCCATGCGGTCTCCCAAGCCTCCCCCAGGCGGCCATGGCGGCTGGCGCTACCAGCAGCACCGCAATTTCTGGATGCTGCGCCTAGCCTCTAGGCTGCTCAAGCTCCGGTACATCGTGCTGGGCTCGGCAGTGGGAGGCGGGTACACCGCCAAAAAG ACCTATGAGGAGTGGAAGGATATGCTGCCTGATATGAGTGCATACAATTGGGTAATACCTGATTTTGTCTGGGAGCTGAGTGATCAAATTGACCTAG ATAAACTAACCAAAATTCTGCCTGAGTTAGAGGAGATTGCCAAGCTCCTACCCGAGTTACCTGACTTTGATAAGATAGGAGAGAACTTCACCTTCCTGAAGAGCATACTCTCCACCG GTGTGAGTGTGGGTAGTGAAGGAGCTTCTGGTCTGCGTCTGTTGTTAG CAGAAGCCCCTGGGGACACTCCAGTGAAAGCAGCCACAGAGGCCCCGGTCACCGCCACACCGGAGGCCAGCGACAAACAGTTCAAGAAG tcttcAGACAAGGAGAAGGTGGACCAGCTTCAAGAGGAACTGCTCCGAACTCAG ATGAAGTACCAGCGCATGCTGGAGAGACTGGAGAAGGAGAACAAGGACCTGAGGAAAGTGGTGCTGCAGAAAGATGAGAAGGGCATCCACCAGAGGAAGATCAAGGTGTGT AAGTCTCTGATTGACATGTACTCTGAGGTCCTGGACATCCTCTCAGATTTTGACTCTAACTACAACACCCAGGATCACCTACCCAGG GTAGTGGTGGTGGGAGACCAGAGTGCAGGGAAGACCAGTGTGTTGGAGATGATCGCCCAGGCTAGGATCTTCCCCCGGGGCTCTGGAGAAATGATGACCCGCTCTCCTGTCAAG GTGACGCTAAGCGAGGGTCCGCACCACGTAGCCATGTTCAAGGACAGCAGCCGAGAGTTCGACCTGGGCAAAGAGGAGGAC CTCGCTGCCCTGAGACATGAGATCGAGCTGAGGATGAGGAAGAGTGTCAAGGAGGGACAGACAGTCAGCCCTGAG ACGATCTCTCTGAGTGTCAAAGGACCAGGCATCCAGAGGATGGTACTAGTGGACTTACCAGGAGTCATCAGT ACTGTGACAGCGGGCATGGCAGCCGACACCAAGGAGACCATATTCAGCATCAGCAAGAACTACATGCAGAACCCCAACGCCATCATCCTCTGCAtccagg ATGGGTCAGTGGATGCGGAGCGCAGCATTGTCACAGACCTGGTCAGCCAAATGGACCCGCAGGGGAAGAGGACCATATTTGTCCTGACCAAAGTAGACCTGGCAGAGAAGAACCTGGCCAGCCCTAACCGG ATTCAACAGATTGTTGAAGGAAAACTGTTCCCTATGAAGGCCTTGGGCTATTTTGCTGTGGTGACGGGAAAAG GCAGTGCCGGTGAAAGCATCGACTCCATCAAAGACTACGAAGAGGACTTCTTCCAGAACTCTAGACTTCTTAG AGATGGTATGCTGAAAGCACACCAGGTGACCACTAAGAACCTCAGTCTGGCCGTGTCCGACTGCTTCTGGAAGATGGTCAGGGAGTCAGTGGAGCAGCAGGCCGACGCCTTCAAAG CGTCCCGCTTCAACCTGGAGACAGAGTGGAAGAACAACTACCCCCGTCTGCGAGAGCTGGACAGG AATGAACTCTTCGAAAAAGCCAAGAACGAAATCTTGGATGAAGTTATTAGCTTGAGTCAAGTCACACCGAAACACTG GGAGGCCATCCTACAGAAGAAGCTGTGGGAGCGCGTGTCCACACACGTCATCGAGAACATCTACCTGCCGGCAGCCCAGACCATGAACTCTGGCACCTTCAACACCACCGTGGACATCAAGCTCAAACAGTGGACGGACAAGCAGCTGCCTCACAAGGCATTAGAG GTCGCCTGGGAGACGCTGCAGGAGGAGTTCGCCCGCTTTATGGCAGAGTATAAAGGGAAGGACCAGGATGACATCTTTGACAAGCTCAAGGAGGCGGTGAAGGATGAGAGCATCAAGAGGCACAAGTGGAACGAGAGGGCCATGGACAGCCTG AGGGTGATCCAGCACAATGCTCTGGAGGACCGCTCCATCACAGACAAGCCCCAGTGGGACGCGGCCATCCAGTTCATGGAGGAGACCCTGCAGGCACGCCTCAAAGACA CGGACTCTGTGATAAATGACATGGTGGGTCCTGACTGGAAGCAGCGCTGGATGAGCTGGAAGAACCGCTCGCCCGAGCAGCACACCCGCAACGAGACCCGAAACGAGCTGGAGCGCCTGCTGAAACTCCACGAGGACCACACGGCCTACCTGGCCAACGACGAGGTCACCACCGTCCGCAAGAACCTGGAGGGccgaggggtggaggtggaccctGCCCTG ATCAAGGACACGTGGCACCAACTGTACAGGCGTCACTTCCTGCAGAAGGCCCTGCAGCACTGTAACCTGTGTAGACGAGGCTTCTACTACTACCAGAGACACTTTGTCGACTCGGAG CTGGAGTGCAATGACGTAGTGCTGTTTTGGAGGATCCAGAGGATGCTGCTTATCACCGCCAACACGCTCAGACAGCAGCTAACCAACACAGAGG
- the opa1 gene encoding dynamin-like 120 kDa protein, mitochondrial isoform X10 — MLRVGRAVACVACNNLVSKNMGVRFRMPLQKLHPLSRAIHHRYNASANAQRPPHCSAARHFTSMSRLPMRSPKPPPGGHGGWRYQQHRNFWMLRLASRLLKLRYIVLGSAVGGGYTAKKTYEEWKDMLPDMSAYNWVIPDFVWELSDQIDLDKLTKILPELEEIAKLLPELPDFDKIGENFTFLKSILSTEAPGDTPVKAATEAPVTATPEASDKQFKKSSDKEKVDQLQEELLRTQMKYQRMLERLEKENKDLRKVVLQKDEKGIHQRKIKKSLIDMYSEVLDILSDFDSNYNTQDHLPRVVVVGDQSAGKTSVLEMIAQARIFPRGSGEMMTRSPVKVTLSEGPHHVAMFKDSSREFDLGKEEDLAALRHEIELRMRKSVKEGQTVSPETISLSVKGPGIQRMVLVDLPGVISTVTAGMAADTKETIFSISKNYMQNPNAIILCIQDGSVDAERSIVTDLVSQMDPQGKRTIFVLTKVDLAEKNLASPNRIQQIVEGKLFPMKALGYFAVVTGKGSAGESIDSIKDYEEDFFQNSRLLRDGMLKAHQVTTKNLSLAVSDCFWKMVRESVEQQADAFKASRFNLETEWKNNYPRLRELDRNELFEKAKNEILDEVISLSQVTPKHWEAILQKKLWERVSTHVIENIYLPAAQTMNSGTFNTTVDIKLKQWTDKQLPHKALEVAWETLQEEFARFMAEYKGKDQDDIFDKLKEAVKDESIKRHKWNERAMDSLRVIQHNALEDRSITDKPQWDAAIQFMEETLQARLKDTDSVINDMVGPDWKQRWMSWKNRSPEQHTRNETRNELERLLKLHEDHTAYLANDEVTTVRKNLEGRGVEVDPALIKDTWHQLYRRHFLQKALQHCNLCRRGFYYYQRHFVDSELECNDVVLFWRIQRMLLITANTLRQQLTNTEVRRLEKNVKEVLEDFGEDNERKVHLITGRRVQLAEDLKKVREIQEKLEAFIEALHKEK, encoded by the exons ATGTTACGAGTTGGAAGAGCAGTGGCCTG CGTGGCCTGCAATAACCTGGTCTCCAAAAACATGGGGGTGAGGTTCAGGATGCCCTTGCAGAAGCTGCACCCGCTGTCCCGTGCCATCCACCACCGGTACAACGCCAGTGCCAACGCCCAGCGCCCCCCGCACTGTTCGGCAGCCCGCCACTTCACCTCCATGTCCCGGCTGCCCATGCGGTCTCCCAAGCCTCCCCCAGGCGGCCATGGCGGCTGGCGCTACCAGCAGCACCGCAATTTCTGGATGCTGCGCCTAGCCTCTAGGCTGCTCAAGCTCCGGTACATCGTGCTGGGCTCGGCAGTGGGAGGCGGGTACACCGCCAAAAAG ACCTATGAGGAGTGGAAGGATATGCTGCCTGATATGAGTGCATACAATTGGGTAATACCTGATTTTGTCTGGGAGCTGAGTGATCAAATTGACCTAG ATAAACTAACCAAAATTCTGCCTGAGTTAGAGGAGATTGCCAAGCTCCTACCCGAGTTACCTGACTTTGATAAGATAGGAGAGAACTTCACCTTCCTGAAGAGCATACTCTCCACCG AAGCCCCTGGGGACACTCCAGTGAAAGCAGCCACAGAGGCCCCGGTCACCGCCACACCGGAGGCCAGCGACAAACAGTTCAAGAAG tcttcAGACAAGGAGAAGGTGGACCAGCTTCAAGAGGAACTGCTCCGAACTCAG ATGAAGTACCAGCGCATGCTGGAGAGACTGGAGAAGGAGAACAAGGACCTGAGGAAAGTGGTGCTGCAGAAAGATGAGAAGGGCATCCACCAGAGGAAGATCAAG AAGTCTCTGATTGACATGTACTCTGAGGTCCTGGACATCCTCTCAGATTTTGACTCTAACTACAACACCCAGGATCACCTACCCAGG GTAGTGGTGGTGGGAGACCAGAGTGCAGGGAAGACCAGTGTGTTGGAGATGATCGCCCAGGCTAGGATCTTCCCCCGGGGCTCTGGAGAAATGATGACCCGCTCTCCTGTCAAG GTGACGCTAAGCGAGGGTCCGCACCACGTAGCCATGTTCAAGGACAGCAGCCGAGAGTTCGACCTGGGCAAAGAGGAGGAC CTCGCTGCCCTGAGACATGAGATCGAGCTGAGGATGAGGAAGAGTGTCAAGGAGGGACAGACAGTCAGCCCTGAG ACGATCTCTCTGAGTGTCAAAGGACCAGGCATCCAGAGGATGGTACTAGTGGACTTACCAGGAGTCATCAGT ACTGTGACAGCGGGCATGGCAGCCGACACCAAGGAGACCATATTCAGCATCAGCAAGAACTACATGCAGAACCCCAACGCCATCATCCTCTGCAtccagg ATGGGTCAGTGGATGCGGAGCGCAGCATTGTCACAGACCTGGTCAGCCAAATGGACCCGCAGGGGAAGAGGACCATATTTGTCCTGACCAAAGTAGACCTGGCAGAGAAGAACCTGGCCAGCCCTAACCGG ATTCAACAGATTGTTGAAGGAAAACTGTTCCCTATGAAGGCCTTGGGCTATTTTGCTGTGGTGACGGGAAAAG GCAGTGCCGGTGAAAGCATCGACTCCATCAAAGACTACGAAGAGGACTTCTTCCAGAACTCTAGACTTCTTAG AGATGGTATGCTGAAAGCACACCAGGTGACCACTAAGAACCTCAGTCTGGCCGTGTCCGACTGCTTCTGGAAGATGGTCAGGGAGTCAGTGGAGCAGCAGGCCGACGCCTTCAAAG CGTCCCGCTTCAACCTGGAGACAGAGTGGAAGAACAACTACCCCCGTCTGCGAGAGCTGGACAGG AATGAACTCTTCGAAAAAGCCAAGAACGAAATCTTGGATGAAGTTATTAGCTTGAGTCAAGTCACACCGAAACACTG GGAGGCCATCCTACAGAAGAAGCTGTGGGAGCGCGTGTCCACACACGTCATCGAGAACATCTACCTGCCGGCAGCCCAGACCATGAACTCTGGCACCTTCAACACCACCGTGGACATCAAGCTCAAACAGTGGACGGACAAGCAGCTGCCTCACAAGGCATTAGAG GTCGCCTGGGAGACGCTGCAGGAGGAGTTCGCCCGCTTTATGGCAGAGTATAAAGGGAAGGACCAGGATGACATCTTTGACAAGCTCAAGGAGGCGGTGAAGGATGAGAGCATCAAGAGGCACAAGTGGAACGAGAGGGCCATGGACAGCCTG AGGGTGATCCAGCACAATGCTCTGGAGGACCGCTCCATCACAGACAAGCCCCAGTGGGACGCGGCCATCCAGTTCATGGAGGAGACCCTGCAGGCACGCCTCAAAGACA CGGACTCTGTGATAAATGACATGGTGGGTCCTGACTGGAAGCAGCGCTGGATGAGCTGGAAGAACCGCTCGCCCGAGCAGCACACCCGCAACGAGACCCGAAACGAGCTGGAGCGCCTGCTGAAACTCCACGAGGACCACACGGCCTACCTGGCCAACGACGAGGTCACCACCGTCCGCAAGAACCTGGAGGGccgaggggtggaggtggaccctGCCCTG ATCAAGGACACGTGGCACCAACTGTACAGGCGTCACTTCCTGCAGAAGGCCCTGCAGCACTGTAACCTGTGTAGACGAGGCTTCTACTACTACCAGAGACACTTTGTCGACTCGGAG CTGGAGTGCAATGACGTAGTGCTGTTTTGGAGGATCCAGAGGATGCTGCTTATCACCGCCAACACGCTCAGACAGCAGCTAACCAACACAGAGG